Proteins from a single region of Pseudarthrobacter sp. NIBRBAC000502772:
- a CDS encoding FadR/GntR family transcriptional regulator, with protein sequence MKTPKAESPTDRHTALVQSLGLAIAEGSLAPNSVVRLDELEAQHKVSRSVVREAARVLSSKGMLASRRRFGTVVQPEEAWNLYDPQVIRWRLASSRRLEQLQALNELRGAIEPQAARLAAERASWDAGSDLVSLAARLWAAGQRGAQEEFLLLDVEFHAAVLNASGNAMFAQFQSLVTEVLTGRTEHGLMPHLPHHEALQLHVDVASAIQRGEAGAAHAAMSRIVEQFAEEVGYIWSEHNQGESPDASPQHTTPQHTTEADGAPQLPPSASLSTTDS encoded by the coding sequence ATGAAAACCCCAAAGGCGGAGTCCCCTACCGACCGGCATACTGCGTTGGTCCAGAGCCTGGGACTCGCCATTGCGGAGGGGTCCCTCGCGCCGAATTCGGTAGTGCGGCTGGACGAGCTGGAGGCGCAGCACAAGGTCTCCCGCTCCGTGGTCCGGGAAGCCGCCCGCGTTCTGTCATCCAAAGGCATGCTGGCATCCCGCAGGCGGTTCGGCACCGTGGTGCAGCCCGAAGAGGCCTGGAACCTTTACGATCCCCAGGTGATCCGGTGGCGGCTGGCCTCGTCCCGGCGTCTGGAGCAGCTTCAGGCCCTCAACGAACTCCGTGGCGCGATCGAACCACAAGCTGCCCGGCTCGCAGCCGAACGGGCGTCCTGGGATGCCGGCAGCGATCTTGTCTCACTGGCTGCGCGGTTGTGGGCCGCGGGCCAGCGCGGGGCGCAGGAGGAATTCCTCCTGCTGGACGTGGAGTTCCATGCCGCCGTCCTCAACGCATCAGGCAACGCCATGTTTGCGCAGTTCCAGTCACTTGTGACAGAGGTCCTCACCGGCCGGACGGAGCACGGCCTGATGCCACACCTGCCCCACCACGAAGCACTGCAGCTGCACGTTGACGTGGCCAGCGCCATCCAGCGCGGTGAGGCCGGCGCCGCCCATGCCGCCATGAGCAGGATCGTGGAACAGTTCGCTGAGGAAGTGGGCTATATCTGGTCCGAGCACAACCAGGGCGAGTCGCCGGATGCTTCCCCTCAGCACACAACCCCGCAGCACACAACAGAGGCCGACGGCGCCCCCCAATTGCCGCCGTCGGCCTCCCTTTCCACCACCGACAGCTAG
- a CDS encoding S8 family serine peptidase, which produces MRTFRFVLTAAAMLISVVALTASGLPAAAVAPPLAPGGKDASVRYLVRFTAETDVPAEAARLKSQGLGVGRSFSHALRGAVVTATPAQAAALSHAAGVASVEVDAPITLSATQQPAPWGLDRVDQRPLPLSGSYTWTAAGAGVNAYVVDTGVLASHSEFAGRVAAGWTAVADGRGSGDCNGHGTHVAGSVAGTTYGVAKAATIVPVRVLDCSGSGFNSDVVAGLDWIAANHSAGTPAVVNMSLGGVASAAVDSALQGVINDGVTAVVAAGNSAADACGSSPARLPAAVTVAASDSADRQASFSNFGSCVDLYAPGVGIVSASYSSATATASMSGTSMAAPHTAGAAAVLLSQNPALTPAQVAASLASNATAGAITGIGTGTPNRLLYAAAPAPAPAPAPAPVAPAPTVTAKSPAAQSTAVPVASNVTATFSKAVQGVGAGTFVLRNAAGTAIPATVSYNATTKTATLDPSANLAADATFTATLVGGATAIRDTAGTPLAGTSWTFTTGPAPTVTGFTPGSNSQLVRRNNNLSVTFSEPVQGVSAATFTVKNAATGAVVTAVVFRNGTTNQWILDPQNTLAAKTKYTVTVTGGGTSIRDLAGNQLATKTWQFTTGSF; this is translated from the coding sequence ATGCGCACCTTCCGTTTTGTGCTGACCGCTGCCGCCATGCTGATTTCTGTTGTGGCCCTGACCGCCTCGGGCCTGCCCGCCGCCGCCGTTGCACCGCCCCTTGCCCCGGGCGGCAAAGACGCAAGCGTCCGCTATCTGGTCCGCTTCACCGCGGAAACGGACGTCCCGGCGGAGGCGGCGCGCCTCAAGTCCCAGGGCCTCGGCGTCGGCCGCTCCTTTTCGCACGCCCTGCGTGGCGCCGTGGTCACGGCGACGCCGGCGCAAGCCGCGGCATTGTCCCATGCGGCGGGCGTCGCGTCGGTTGAAGTGGATGCGCCCATCACACTCTCCGCAACGCAGCAGCCCGCGCCATGGGGGTTGGACCGCGTGGACCAGCGGCCCCTGCCCCTTTCGGGTTCCTACACCTGGACGGCCGCCGGCGCCGGAGTCAACGCGTACGTGGTGGACACCGGCGTGCTGGCGTCGCACTCAGAGTTTGCCGGCCGCGTGGCAGCAGGCTGGACAGCAGTAGCCGATGGCCGCGGATCCGGCGACTGCAACGGCCACGGCACCCATGTGGCCGGATCGGTGGCCGGAACCACGTACGGCGTGGCCAAGGCCGCGACGATCGTCCCCGTCCGGGTGCTGGACTGCTCCGGCTCCGGCTTCAACTCCGACGTCGTTGCCGGCCTGGACTGGATCGCCGCCAACCACTCCGCGGGAACCCCCGCCGTGGTGAACATGAGCCTGGGCGGAGTGGCCAGCGCGGCCGTGGATTCGGCGCTCCAAGGTGTCATTAACGACGGCGTTACTGCAGTGGTTGCCGCCGGCAACTCTGCCGCGGACGCCTGCGGGAGCTCGCCGGCGCGGCTCCCCGCAGCGGTCACGGTGGCAGCCAGCGATTCCGCCGACCGTCAGGCCTCCTTCTCCAACTTCGGTTCCTGCGTGGATCTGTATGCACCCGGCGTCGGTATTGTCTCCGCTTCGTACAGCTCGGCCACCGCAACCGCTTCCATGTCCGGCACATCCATGGCAGCGCCCCACACGGCCGGCGCCGCGGCCGTGTTGCTGTCCCAGAACCCGGCGCTCACGCCCGCCCAGGTCGCTGCGTCGTTGGCCTCGAACGCCACTGCCGGCGCCATCACGGGCATCGGCACCGGAACGCCGAACCGCCTGCTGTACGCCGCCGCACCGGCACCGGCACCTGCGCCCGCACCGGCTCCTGTGGCGCCTGCCCCCACAGTTACGGCCAAATCACCCGCAGCACAGTCGACGGCGGTGCCCGTGGCCAGCAACGTGACGGCCACGTTCAGCAAGGCCGTCCAGGGTGTTGGTGCCGGAACGTTTGTGCTCCGGAACGCCGCCGGCACCGCCATCCCGGCAACGGTCAGCTACAACGCCACAACCAAAACGGCCACCCTCGATCCCTCCGCCAACCTGGCCGCGGATGCCACCTTCACGGCGACGCTGGTGGGCGGCGCCACCGCCATCCGCGACACCGCAGGCACGCCCTTGGCCGGCACGAGCTGGACGTTCACCACCGGCCCGGCGCCCACGGTCACAGGGTTCACGCCGGGCAGCAACTCCCAACTCGTCAGGCGGAACAACAACCTTTCGGTGACCTTCAGTGAGCCGGTCCAGGGCGTCAGCGCCGCCACGTTCACGGTGAAGAACGCCGCCACCGGGGCCGTGGTCACGGCCGTCGTCTTCCGCAACGGCACCACCAATCAGTGGATCCTGGACCCGCAGAACACCTTGGCAGCCAAGACGAAATACACGGTGACTGTAACCGGCGGCGGGACGTCCATCCGCGACCTCGCAGGGAATCAGTTGGCCACGAAGACGTGGCAGTTCACCACGGGTTCGTTCTAG
- a CDS encoding NAD(P)-dependent oxidoreductase yields the protein MRIAVTGGSGKLGRHVVRRLTDDGHQVLNLDRAGERHRGLAIVDLRNYGQVLDVFLGLDDRHDGFDAIVHLGAIPAPGIIPDAATFENNMLSTYNVFQAARRAGIKKVVYASSETVLGLPFDVDPPYIPVDEEYPARPESTYSLVKHLEEQMAIQLTRWDPELSIAGLRFSNVMDPEDYERFPSFDSDAGARKWNLWGYIDGRDGAQAVARALENGQPGFQAFIIANADTVMTRSSASLAAEVFPNVTVTKELGEHETLLSIDKARRLLGYEPEHTWRTYHSNRTTPTED from the coding sequence ATGAGAATTGCAGTGACCGGAGGCAGCGGAAAACTGGGACGGCATGTGGTCCGCAGGCTGACCGACGACGGCCACCAGGTGCTGAACCTGGACCGGGCGGGGGAGCGGCACCGCGGGTTGGCAATCGTGGACCTGCGCAACTATGGCCAGGTCCTTGACGTGTTCCTCGGTCTCGACGACCGGCATGACGGCTTCGACGCAATCGTCCATCTGGGAGCCATTCCGGCGCCTGGCATCATCCCGGATGCCGCCACCTTCGAGAACAACATGCTCTCGACCTACAACGTCTTCCAGGCGGCGCGGCGGGCCGGCATCAAGAAGGTGGTTTACGCCTCCAGCGAGACGGTGCTGGGACTGCCGTTCGACGTCGACCCTCCCTACATCCCGGTGGATGAGGAATACCCGGCCCGGCCCGAGAGCACGTACTCACTCGTGAAGCACCTCGAGGAGCAGATGGCGATCCAGTTGACGCGCTGGGATCCCGAGCTGAGCATTGCGGGCCTGCGGTTCTCCAACGTCATGGATCCTGAGGACTACGAACGGTTCCCGTCGTTCGATTCGGACGCCGGTGCGCGGAAGTGGAACCTCTGGGGCTACATCGACGGGCGCGACGGCGCACAGGCTGTGGCGCGTGCGCTGGAAAACGGCCAGCCCGGGTTCCAGGCATTCATCATCGCGAACGCGGACACTGTCATGACGCGTTCCAGCGCCAGCCTCGCCGCGGAGGTGTTCCCCAACGTCACCGTGACCAAGGAGTTGGGCGAACACGAGACCTTGCTGTCCATCGACAAGGCCCGGCGCCTGTTGGGCTACGAGCCTGAACACACGTGGCGGACCTACCACTCCAACAGGACCACGCCCACGGAAGACTGA
- a CDS encoding adenylate kinase, which translates to MTRLLIIGPPGSGKGTQAVQIAKHFRIPTVSTGEIFRINVSDETPLGVEAAKYLDDGAFVPDHLTNALVKDRLLDADLQPGFLLDGYPRTAPQIMELDNILASQGHRLDAVVELRAPDSELEQRMLRRAKEQGRKDDTIEVFRHRLDLYHRETHEVVAVYAGRGILVSVDGSGDPSAITTRAIAAVEKFLATRVSP; encoded by the coding sequence ATGACCAGACTGCTCATCATCGGGCCGCCGGGCTCAGGAAAAGGCACCCAAGCGGTGCAGATCGCCAAGCACTTCCGCATTCCGACCGTATCCACGGGCGAAATCTTCCGGATCAACGTCAGCGACGAGACGCCGCTGGGCGTAGAGGCCGCCAAGTATCTCGACGACGGCGCTTTTGTCCCGGACCATCTCACCAACGCCCTGGTCAAGGACCGGCTCCTCGACGCCGATCTGCAGCCCGGATTCCTGCTGGACGGATACCCCAGGACAGCTCCCCAGATCATGGAACTGGACAACATACTGGCGTCCCAGGGCCACCGCCTCGACGCCGTGGTGGAACTCCGCGCACCGGATTCCGAACTGGAGCAACGGATGCTGCGGCGGGCCAAGGAACAGGGCCGGAAGGACGACACCATCGAAGTGTTCCGGCACCGGCTGGACCTCTACCACCGCGAAACCCACGAGGTCGTGGCGGTCTACGCCGGCCGGGGCATATTGGTTTCGGTGGATGGCAGCGGTGACCCAAGTGCCATCACCACACGTGCCATTGCCGCCGTCGAAAAGTTCCTGGCCACCCGGGTGTCCCCATGA
- a CDS encoding GAF and ANTAR domain-containing protein — translation MASESTPKTATSITEHLHEELLNSSDVEEFLDELARVSASTLSEPGDEVLCGITLLRQRKAATIASSGAAARAVSQIEYQSEQSPGMAASLEQVTVHVADVKDEARWPGYCEAVLDQGIRSVLAIPFRLEGETKATLLLYSHRTSRFEGRVLKAAEDFVRQTSLALRLAVRFAHYSETAAHLRATLESRTVIDMAVGIIMAQNRCSQQDAFELLKAASSTRNSKLHIVAAAVVNALGQGPARTQYDG, via the coding sequence GTGGCCAGCGAGTCAACACCAAAAACAGCTACATCAATCACCGAGCACCTCCACGAAGAACTCCTCAACAGCTCCGACGTGGAGGAGTTCCTGGATGAGCTTGCCCGGGTGTCGGCCAGCACCCTTTCCGAACCCGGCGACGAAGTGCTGTGCGGCATCACTCTCCTGCGTCAGCGCAAGGCGGCCACCATTGCCAGCAGCGGCGCCGCTGCCCGCGCTGTCAGCCAGATTGAATACCAGTCCGAGCAAAGCCCGGGCATGGCTGCCTCGCTGGAGCAGGTGACGGTCCATGTTGCTGACGTGAAAGACGAAGCGCGCTGGCCCGGATACTGCGAAGCCGTCCTGGACCAAGGCATCCGGTCAGTCCTGGCCATCCCATTCCGGCTGGAGGGGGAAACCAAAGCCACCCTGCTCCTCTACTCCCACCGGACCTCCCGCTTCGAAGGCCGCGTCCTGAAGGCTGCCGAGGATTTCGTCCGCCAGACCTCGCTGGCCCTGCGGCTTGCGGTGCGTTTCGCGCATTACAGCGAGACTGCGGCGCATCTGCGTGCCACCCTCGAATCACGCACGGTGATCGACATGGCGGTGGGCATCATCATGGCCCAGAACCGGTGCAGCCAGCAGGACGCATTCGAGCTCCTCAAAGCGGCGTCCAGCACCCGTAATTCCAAGCTGCATATCGTCGCCGCGGCCGTGGTGAATGCGCTGGGCCAGGGGCCGGCCCGGACCCAATACGACGGCTGA
- a CDS encoding response regulator transcription factor, producing METKRICLVIEDNDDIRGLITVVLTRAGFSVRSVANGADGIAAAAEPSVALITLDLGLPDMDGHVVARAIRALSTAPMLFLTARSEEDDILAGMASGAAAYLTKPFHPKELQELALRLCPADAPARQHSTPQRQQ from the coding sequence ATGGAAACAAAACGCATCTGTCTTGTCATCGAGGACAACGACGACATCCGCGGTCTGATCACGGTGGTCCTGACCCGCGCAGGCTTTTCCGTACGTTCGGTCGCCAACGGCGCCGATGGAATTGCCGCGGCCGCTGAACCATCGGTTGCGCTGATCACACTGGACCTTGGCCTGCCGGACATGGACGGGCACGTCGTAGCCCGGGCAATCCGTGCCTTAAGCACCGCTCCCATGCTGTTCCTCACGGCCAGGTCCGAGGAGGACGACATCCTGGCCGGAATGGCCTCCGGCGCTGCTGCCTACCTGACCAAGCCATTCCACCCCAAGGAACTGCAGGAGCTCGCACTGCGGCTCTGCCCGGCGGATGCCCCCGCCCGCCAGCATTCGACGCCGCAACGGCAGCAGTAA
- a CDS encoding MFS transporter — translation MYAFVPVWATEQNVSAAVVGLLLALRAAVSVASRVGLTRLIGRFGRKAMLIVSIGAAVLSLAALPLVGPFGAIAVMIGLGLGLGIPQPLTMAWVVSLTASSSHGAVLGLRMTVNRLAQITLPIAVGSFAAPLGVLGIFWANAALLLGAIAVVAGSDAGRPPEAE, via the coding sequence ATGTATGCGTTCGTCCCGGTCTGGGCCACCGAACAAAACGTGAGCGCCGCCGTCGTCGGACTGTTGCTGGCCCTCCGGGCTGCAGTGTCAGTCGCCAGCAGGGTGGGCCTTACCCGGCTGATCGGGCGCTTCGGACGCAAGGCGATGCTGATCGTGTCCATTGGCGCCGCAGTCCTATCCCTGGCCGCCCTTCCGCTCGTGGGTCCCTTTGGTGCCATTGCGGTGATGATCGGGCTGGGACTTGGGCTCGGCATTCCGCAACCGCTAACCATGGCCTGGGTGGTGTCCCTGACTGCGTCCTCAAGCCACGGAGCGGTCCTGGGCCTGCGCATGACGGTCAACCGGCTGGCGCAGATTACACTGCCCATCGCCGTCGGCTCTTTCGCCGCACCCCTTGGCGTGCTGGGGATATTCTGGGCCAACGCCGCGCTGCTCCTGGGAGCCATCGCGGTAGTCGCAGGGTCCGACGCCGGCCGGCCGCCTGAGGCTGAATAG
- a CDS encoding lytic transglycosylase domain-containing protein translates to MNITRNADAEWLILAAAQTGIPARALRAYVGAAGAANHSAPACGIGWNTVAAIGFIESAHGAYGGGSLTAAGQASGPLVGPSLDGNGFAAIADTDDGVLDGDARWDRAVGPMQFIPSTWELAGLDGNGDGEADPFNIDDAALSAAGYLCAHGRDLTAANGWTDAIYSYNQSDSYVDQVRRQATSYAEKTGTTG, encoded by the coding sequence GTGAATATCACCCGGAACGCGGACGCTGAGTGGCTCATCCTGGCTGCCGCGCAAACCGGTATTCCCGCCCGCGCGCTTCGGGCCTACGTGGGTGCGGCCGGCGCGGCCAATCATTCCGCTCCGGCGTGTGGAATCGGCTGGAATACGGTGGCGGCGATCGGCTTCATCGAATCCGCCCACGGAGCTTACGGTGGTGGAAGCCTGACTGCCGCGGGGCAGGCGAGCGGGCCACTGGTCGGCCCGAGCCTGGACGGCAACGGATTTGCCGCCATCGCTGATACCGACGACGGCGTCCTGGATGGCGACGCCCGCTGGGACCGCGCCGTTGGACCCATGCAGTTCATCCCCTCCACCTGGGAGCTTGCGGGACTTGACGGGAACGGTGACGGAGAAGCGGATCCCTTCAACATCGACGACGCCGCCCTCAGCGCGGCCGGGTACTTATGCGCCCATGGCCGCGACCTCACCGCCGCGAACGGATGGACTGATGCCATCTACTCCTACAACCAGTCCGATTCCTACGTGGACCAGGTGCGCCGCCAGGCCACCTCCTACGCCGAGAAGACGGGCACCACCGGATAA
- a CDS encoding DUF4956 domain-containing protein — MTSIIFIAADLAAISILTFVLYLRRHRRRDLVVSYLGMNVGVLAVATALSGSAAGLGLGLGLFGVLSIIRLRSTELAQHEVAYYFSALALGLIAGLGIEPVWLTASLMGLILLVMFVGDHPRVLPAHRYQMVILDRALAADGELYARLEEVLHGKVHSATVQELDLVNDKTIVDVRYAYSPRVVQPAAHATISAITTAAPRHAVPVPSVMLPTEETAPAVPADFAADPVRAADPVHASAGAA, encoded by the coding sequence ATGACTTCCATCATTTTCATCGCCGCAGACCTCGCGGCCATCAGCATCCTCACGTTCGTCCTCTACCTCCGCCGCCACCGCCGCCGCGACCTGGTGGTCTCGTACCTGGGCATGAACGTGGGCGTCCTGGCCGTGGCCACCGCCCTGTCCGGCTCCGCTGCCGGACTCGGCCTGGGACTTGGCCTCTTCGGCGTCCTGTCCATCATCCGGCTCCGCTCCACCGAGCTGGCCCAGCACGAGGTGGCCTACTACTTCTCGGCCCTGGCGCTGGGACTCATCGCCGGCCTCGGCATCGAGCCTGTGTGGCTCACCGCCTCCCTGATGGGCCTGATCCTGCTGGTGATGTTCGTCGGCGACCACCCCCGCGTGCTGCCCGCGCACAGGTACCAGATGGTCATCCTGGACCGGGCCCTGGCGGCGGACGGCGAACTGTACGCCCGGCTCGAGGAAGTCCTGCACGGCAAGGTCCACTCCGCCACTGTCCAGGAGCTTGACCTGGTCAACGACAAAACCATCGTGGACGTCCGCTACGCCTACAGCCCCCGCGTCGTCCAGCCCGCCGCCCACGCCACCATCTCAGCCATCACGACGGCGGCACCCCGGCATGCAGTACCGGTACCTTCCGTGATGCTCCCGACAGAGGAAACAGCGCCGGCTGTGCCTGCCGACTTCGCGGCCGACCCCGTTCGTGCGGCTGACCCCGTCCACGCCTCGGCAGGTGCGGCATGA
- a CDS encoding arginase family protein, giving the protein MPGTAKAPEALREAGLFKRLAQVGAIDAGVVLPGRYVDDDTTRSAGHVRNEAAMAEHAHRLADRLAGVIEAGNTPLVVGGDCSVLLGIGLALSRRGRTGLVHVDGHTDFRHPGNSEECASVAGEDLAAAVGLHWPAIANMDGFGPYFPPARTVHIGHRDDDAEASEARRKLGLVVSAQEALAQAPDAIAAAALAVAGVGYWLQIDVDVLDPSVMPAVDSPDPGGFAANELTELLAQLAPWAIGASVTVFDPDLDPDGRYSRVVTDVISDGLARLGVAA; this is encoded by the coding sequence GTGCCCGGCACAGCCAAAGCACCCGAGGCCCTAAGAGAAGCCGGTCTATTCAAGCGGCTCGCACAGGTGGGGGCGATTGACGCTGGCGTAGTCCTTCCAGGGCGGTACGTCGATGACGACACCACTCGCTCGGCTGGCCATGTTCGCAACGAGGCTGCGATGGCCGAGCACGCCCATCGACTTGCCGATCGTCTGGCGGGTGTTATCGAAGCAGGAAATACTCCGTTGGTGGTCGGCGGAGATTGCAGCGTCCTACTCGGAATCGGCCTCGCTCTCTCGCGGCGCGGCCGGACTGGCCTGGTTCATGTAGATGGCCACACTGACTTTCGGCACCCTGGCAACAGCGAGGAGTGCGCTAGCGTCGCCGGTGAAGACCTTGCCGCTGCCGTTGGCCTGCACTGGCCAGCAATCGCGAATATGGACGGATTCGGGCCGTACTTCCCCCCAGCTCGTACCGTCCACATAGGGCACCGAGACGATGATGCAGAGGCTTCCGAAGCGCGTCGGAAACTGGGCCTCGTCGTCTCCGCCCAAGAAGCCCTTGCTCAGGCGCCGGACGCCATCGCCGCTGCAGCTCTTGCAGTTGCGGGCGTTGGCTACTGGCTGCAGATCGACGTCGACGTACTCGATCCCAGCGTGATGCCAGCCGTAGACAGTCCCGACCCAGGAGGATTCGCCGCGAATGAACTGACGGAACTTCTGGCTCAGCTCGCCCCATGGGCCATCGGGGCGTCAGTGACCGTGTTCGACCCTGACCTCGACCCCGACGGACGGTACTCCCGCGTGGTTACCGACGTCATTTCGGACGGTCTCGCGCGACTAGGTGTGGCTGCCTGA
- a CDS encoding alpha/beta fold hydrolase: protein MAFVTVGTENSTDTELYYEDHGSGQPVVLIHGYPLDGSSWEKQTTALLEAGYRVITYDRRGFGKSSKTTRGYDYDTFAADLKTLLESLDVNNAVLVGFSMGTGEVARYLSTYGSARVARAVFLGSLEPFVLKTEDNPEGVPQDVFDGLTEAVTADRYAFFTEFFKNFYNSDTFLGTPRLSQEVLDASRNIAAGAGATASVAAQPTWLTDFRGDIPRIDVPALIVHGTEDNILPIDVTGRRFAKALPSAEYVEIDGAPHGLLWTHAAEVNESLLAFLKKQTG from the coding sequence ATGGCATTCGTCACCGTTGGAACCGAGAACAGCACCGATACCGAGCTCTACTACGAAGACCACGGGAGCGGCCAGCCCGTTGTCCTGATCCACGGATACCCGCTGGACGGATCCTCCTGGGAAAAGCAGACCACCGCCCTTCTGGAGGCCGGCTACCGCGTGATCACCTACGACCGCCGCGGCTTCGGCAAGTCCAGCAAGACCACCCGCGGCTACGACTACGACACGTTCGCCGCCGACCTCAAAACCCTCCTGGAATCGCTGGACGTCAACAACGCCGTGCTGGTGGGCTTCTCCATGGGTACCGGCGAGGTTGCCCGTTACCTGAGCACGTATGGCTCCGCCCGGGTGGCCCGCGCAGTGTTCCTCGGATCGTTGGAACCGTTCGTCCTGAAAACCGAGGACAACCCGGAAGGCGTACCGCAGGACGTTTTTGACGGGCTCACCGAAGCCGTCACCGCGGACCGGTACGCGTTCTTCACGGAATTCTTCAAGAACTTCTACAACTCGGACACGTTCCTGGGCACACCGCGGCTCAGCCAGGAAGTCCTGGACGCCAGCCGGAACATCGCAGCCGGAGCCGGCGCCACCGCATCAGTCGCCGCGCAGCCCACCTGGCTGACCGACTTCCGCGGCGACATCCCCCGGATCGATGTCCCCGCGCTGATTGTCCACGGCACCGAGGACAACATCCTCCCCATCGACGTCACCGGCCGCAGGTTCGCCAAGGCCCTGCCGTCGGCGGAGTATGTGGAGATCGACGGCGCCCCGCACGGGCTGCTGTGGACGCACGCCGCGGAAGTCAACGAATCCCTGCTCGCCTTCCTGAAGAAGCAGACCGGATAA
- a CDS encoding acyl-CoA desaturase, translating to MSVVSENKSVSESKAAPTGAAKTRPGALAESGGPSVRPPAAAHLSDEQVAELGRELDAIRDEILAKRGASDAAYIRRMIKIQRGLEISGRAALLVSKNKAAWVTGTTLLSFAKILENMELGHNILHGQWDWMRDPDIHSTTWEWDFVTPARSWQHSHNDLHHRWTNVVGKDNDVGYNLLRMDESQPWKPHNLGNPLYNAILAPVFEWGIAIYDLELAEYQAGKKSKEALLKDLKALGRKVVTQFTKDYAATPAVAMLTGSGKQALYGTLTANAVRNVWAHAVIFCGHFPEGADTFTEEMVEGETRGDWYVRQMIGSANISGSKFMHLMTGNLSHQIEHHLFPDLPSNRYAEVAPRVREICQRYGLKYTTGPLLKQVGSSWAKVFKLALPGKAARA from the coding sequence ATGTCAGTAGTTTCAGAAAACAAATCAGTTTCAGAAAGCAAGGCCGCCCCGACCGGAGCGGCAAAGACGCGCCCCGGAGCGCTCGCCGAGTCCGGCGGCCCCTCTGTCCGCCCGCCCGCTGCCGCGCACCTTTCCGACGAACAGGTAGCTGAGCTGGGCCGGGAACTCGACGCGATCCGCGACGAAATCCTCGCCAAGCGCGGCGCATCCGACGCCGCCTACATCCGCCGCATGATCAAGATCCAGCGCGGACTCGAGATCTCCGGCCGCGCGGCACTGCTGGTCAGCAAGAACAAGGCAGCCTGGGTCACCGGCACCACGCTGCTGAGCTTCGCCAAGATCCTGGAAAACATGGAACTCGGCCACAACATCCTGCACGGGCAGTGGGACTGGATGCGTGACCCGGACATCCACTCCACCACCTGGGAATGGGACTTCGTTACCCCGGCGCGCTCCTGGCAGCACAGCCACAATGACCTCCACCACCGCTGGACCAACGTGGTGGGCAAGGACAACGACGTCGGATACAACCTCCTGCGGATGGACGAGAGCCAGCCGTGGAAGCCTCATAACCTGGGCAACCCGCTGTACAACGCCATCCTGGCTCCTGTCTTCGAATGGGGCATCGCCATTTACGACCTGGAGCTTGCTGAGTACCAGGCAGGCAAGAAGTCCAAGGAAGCACTGCTCAAGGACCTCAAGGCGCTGGGCCGCAAGGTGGTCACCCAGTTCACCAAGGACTACGCGGCCACGCCCGCCGTCGCCATGCTCACCGGTTCCGGCAAGCAGGCCCTCTACGGCACGCTGACCGCCAACGCCGTCCGCAACGTGTGGGCGCACGCCGTGATCTTCTGCGGCCACTTCCCCGAAGGCGCGGACACCTTCACCGAGGAAATGGTGGAAGGCGAAACCCGCGGTGACTGGTACGTCCGCCAGATGATCGGCTCGGCCAACATCTCCGGTTCCAAGTTCATGCACCTGATGACCGGCAACCTGTCGCACCAGATCGAGCACCACCTCTTCCCGGACCTGCCGTCCAACCGGTACGCCGAGGTTGCTCCGCGGGTCCGCGAGATCTGCCAGCGCTATGGCCTGAAGTACACCACTGGTCCGCTGCTGAAGCAGGTGGGATCTTCCTGGGCGAAGGTCTTCAAGCTGGCGCTGCCGGGCAAGGCCGCCAGGGCTTGA